The DNA region TGAACTGCGGGTGAACTCCGGGCTGACTTATGGTGCGCGCTCTGGTTTCGAGAGTTTTCGCGATGCCGGCTTGTTTAGGATCAGCACTTTTACCAAGGTATCATCAACAGAGCAGGCCATTGATCTAGCGCTGAAAACCTACCAGAAATTATGGACACAGGGGATTGATGCGGCAACGCTAGCATCGGCGAAAGCCTACGTTAAGGGACAGTTCCCACCGCGTTATGAAACCAATGGTGCTTTGGCAGGTTTGTTGTCCGATATGTATGTCTACGGTTTTGATGCCTCTTATATCAATGACTTTCAGCAACGGGTTGATAGTCTAACCGTGGCGGATACCAAACGGCTGATCAATACCTATTTCCCGCAAGACAAGTTACAGTTTGTGCTGATTGGTAATGCGGCCAAGATTGCGCCGATTGCCGCCAAGTATGGTCAGGTAACACAACTGGATATCAAAGCGGTTGGTTTTGGTGACTGAGCTATAGTGTCAGGCTGAGCAACGCCGACCATGTGTCGGCGTTTTTTATGCGCTATTCAGAAAATGTCTGCTTTAACTTGCTTGATATCTCAACTCTTAACGGGCAACAGCACTTCACATAGATTAAGCTGCGAACTGTTGTGTACCAGAAACTGTGTTGCGTCCCAGAAACTCAGGCGTGCCTGACGTTTGTTGATGTCGCCGAGATTCTGCGCCGGCGTTAGACTAAGCTGATGCCGATTCACGCTACTGCCAATGGCATAACACTCTAAGCTACTCTTGCCTTTAGGCTGTAACCATAACCACTGGTGATTCTCACTGAAACAAGCTCTTCCGGCCGCAAGTGTCTGTAGCCCCGGCTGCAGCAGCAGTTCGCGTTTTTGACCCGCTCCTAGCAGTTTTGATAACGAACCCAGTAGGCTTTTAGGCAGCCGATATTGGTAGGGCACCAATATATTAGCGCTTGCAGTTGGCTGTTTGCCGCTAGGCGCTGGATAACACAATCCCCAAATGGTGTGCTCGTTGACCGCTAACGCGGCAAGCTCGGGTAACGATTGTGCCAATTCGGGTAGCTGGAGGATCTCCGGGTCATCGAGTTCTTTGAAACGGTTAACAATATGACTGTCACCATCCTCGTTGACAAACAGCCAAGAAATCGCACGGCCACTGCGATTATTGGCACCACTCATTCTCAGCAGCAACTGTTGCTCATCGAGGGCTAACATTTGTAACGGCGTAAATTGGTACTGTTGGCCATTGAGTTGTTGCTGTAGCACTTCGCCGTTATGTAACGGATAAAATTCGGCGTCTTGTTCGGCAATGCTTGGCCAAAACCACAGTCCGGTTTTGCCAAGTAGTGCCAGCCCTTCGCCCCAGCGGCAAAAGATCTGGCTGCCGTCATATTCAGCTAGCGGTAGCGACAGCAGCAGTTGCAGATCCTCGGTGCGGCGAAACTGTAACAAGGGTTGGCTGGCTTGTTGATCCCACAGCCGCAGTACCAGTATGTGCTCGTTGAAAAACGCAACGGTTTCACAACTATAATCACCGGCAAAACTGAGCTGATGCTGGATTTTGATGCGGCTTTTCAGTTTACTCATTCCGCCACTTCCTGATAAGGCGCCTGGTAATCAGCACCTTATCAAAATCGTGGCGTTCGGAGAAGCGTTAGCGGGCGGCACCGTAATCTTGTTGGCGCCAGGCTTCATAACTGATGATGGCCACGGCGTTAGACAAGTTGAGGCTGCGACTATTCGCCACCATAGGAATGCGGATACGTTGTGCGGCGGGGAGTGATTCAATTATGGATAACGGTAGGCCGCGAGTTTCGGGGCCAAACAGCAGTACATCATCTGGCAGATATTGTGCTTCTGAGTGGGGGCGACTGCCTTTGGTGGTGCAGGCAAACATGCGCTTACCCGCCATGGCCTGTTTAAACGCATCGAAGTTGGCATAGCGGTGTACTGAGGTCAGGTCGCGATAATCAAGTCCGGCGCGGCGCAATTTTTTCTCTTCTAAATCAAATCCCAGTGGATCAATTAAGTGTAACTGGCTGCCATTATTGGCACATAAGCGGATGATATTTCCAGTATTTGGAGCGATTTCAGGCTCATATAACGCGATGTGAAACATGATAAGTGTGGCCGACTGCTAAAAAACCTAGGCATTATAAAAGCAATTGTTTGCAGGTAACAGCTCGCCTGTTGTTGATGAGCGTGTCATATTAGCCCGCAAGATTTTGGTTTTAGTGAGGTAACCAGCAGGATTATGGCAGTGCGAACGCTTTCAGAGCTGATTGGTCAGCGGGTATTGGGGGTTTTGGGAACATATGGCGCGTCCACCAATGGCATGGATGTTTATATCTGTGGTGTGCATGTGCACAGTGATACCGAACTGACTGTGACCTTTCCCAAAGGGCATCAATTGGACGCTGGCGCTTGGGTCACACTGCATCTGGATAATCGCACTGGTGTCTCTGAATATGATGCGGAGCTGCAAGTGTTTCGATTGTCCTACAAAGGCAAGGTCAGTCAGGTTGCGCCTCACGAAGTCAGGATAAGCGCGCAAGAGTACCAAGTGTTTTATGGCGCATCGGTTGTAAAGGAATATCGGGCTGCGGATTATCAGTATCCACTGGATGAGCGACAAGCTGACGAATTGCCTGTGTCACCGTTACAACAAGCACCGCAGATGGATCTCCGCGAACAAGATAATAAAATCGGCGTATTGCTGACGCGCGCAGAGCGCCAACCGCACTCAACGGTTATGGCATTTTTGTCATCGGTTGATGATGATATTTTCCTGATCACCTTTCCAGAGACGTTTAAGGCGCAGCTACTGAGCCGGGATAATCGCTGTTATTTTGCTATCGATGGGCGAGCGACGTTTGCTTTTGAGGTGGCGATTGAGTGGAACTACAGCATCATTAGCGGCGAGATGTACCAAGTCCCTAAGCACTCCCCGTTATTTGAACAGATCAAAGAACAGTTTATCTGTAAAAATCCGTGGGAAGTGGGCTTTTTTAGTCATCCAGCGGTCGTGATGTATCATTTGCGGCCCCTGCGGGTGGTTTGTCCGAAAAGGGCCTGACAGCTCAGGCTTGGCTTGTCAGCGGTAAT from Shewanella dokdonensis includes:
- a CDS encoding tRNA (cytidine(34)-2'-O)-methyltransferase, encoding MFHIALYEPEIAPNTGNIIRLCANNGSQLHLIDPLGFDLEEKKLRRAGLDYRDLTSVHRYANFDAFKQAMAGKRMFACTTKGSRPHSEAQYLPDDVLLFGPETRGLPLSIIESLPAAQRIRIPMVANSRSLNLSNAVAIISYEAWRQQDYGAAR